TGCCTTTTCCATTAATCCAATGCCTTATTACGATATCTCCCTTTTTGGAGTCGTTCAATAATGTAAATCTTCCAGTAAATTCCTGGTTTAAAAAGAAAGTGTCATTTCCAATAATTTCACCGTTAATGAAATCAGCTAATTCTTGAATAATCATTTAAAACACCGTAAAAATCAGAATATGTACATCTTGGCAAGAATGCCTATTATACAAAATGCTAAAGTGGCACCCCAATAAGTTAATACGATTTTGGTTTCGGACATGCCGTAATGGTTTAAAGTGTGATGCAGCGGCTCTACAGGCAGCTTGATGATGTGTGCCCTGTGAAGCAGACTTACAATGACTGATATAATCGGTACGCCCAATGCAAGTATACCGAAGTACGGCAAGTCACATATGAGGACTGCTGCGGCATAGCCTGTTCCCAATACGAATGAACCGGTGTCTCCCATAAATATTGAAGCCGGATGCTTGTTGAATACCAAGAATCCTAAACATAAACCTGCCAATATCAGAAACGGCGGGATGATTGTCATAGGGCCAAAGAGATAACCGTAAAGACAGCAGAATAAGGATGCTATTCCTACGATTCCGGCTGCAAGACCGTCCATTCCATCGATTAAGTTTACTGAATTTATACATCCTAAAACTGCAATTATTACAACAGGAATGGCAAAAATACCCAATTGGAATCCTCCGATACTCGTAATGATACCTGTCAATCCCAAAAAGACTCCGATAGCTATCTGACAGAATATCTTTTGCAGTTCATCAGGTTCAGTTTTAATCGGAACTTCACCGATGACTTCGACTTTGCCCTCTTCGAGGAACTTGTCGACCTCGGCTTTGGCTTTTGGAGTGGCTACCCTAACTTCTTCCTGAGGCTGGACATCAAGTCTTCCTAAAGTTATTACCTCCTCTGAGACGTTTACAACGATTTTCTGGATCTCTTTAACTTTTAGCCCAATCAAATCGTCAACCAGACCTACCATTCCACCCACAAGCATTATGTATGAAAGAATCAATATTGGAATATTCTGATAGTAAATTGAAATAACTAAAGAAATAGAGAATAAAAATGCGATTCCGCCCATTGTAGGCGTTCCGCTTTTATGTCTGTGTTCACTGACTATAGGATTATCAGCTATCCTTGCTTTAATCAATATTCCTCTAACGCTATACGTGAAGAATATCGTTGCGATAAATGTTATTAAAAAAAGAATTAACATATCTCCAGTATTCATTCCAACCACTACATAATATTTTAAACTATTAATATTTTATTAATTAATACTATATAATAGTTTCATTAAGTTAACTCATTAATTAGATTTTCAAGCTCTTTTTTTGATTTTGCCCGAATTGTAATCCTTTGATAACCGGCCGGACCATGAACCACAAAGTTATTGTTGTCGAATGATTTTTTGGGTTCTGAGGCTTCGGGTCCCTCGTAGTTTCCGATTGGAATTTCCGTGGAATAGTAATATTCAAGCTTGTCAAAGATGCTTTTAAGGCTGAATTCCCCACATGCCATATTTACCAGTTCGCATAATGAATTGACTCCGCAGGTTGCGGTTGTCAGATATCTGGTCCCGTTAGGCCTTGTATTAACCTCAATCGCATAGAGCTGATCTCTTTTGTGGGAATACATGAAGTCCATCTCGAATATTCCGTCGGAATCAAGCTTTCTTGCCACATTATAGGCGGTTTCCTGAACCAGATTGTTGTCCAAACCGTCAACCAAACAAGGACCTAATTTGACCTTGTTTAACGGATGAGTTCCTTCAAGAGTCGTTTCACCCTTATAGATTGGAGGAAGTGCAACATACTCGCCGTTGAATCCTATTACTTCAATTGAGATTTCAGAACCTTCTATGAACTCTTCGCAAAGGGCCTGGTCGAACTCCTCGAAGTATTGGGTAACGTCTTCCATATTATGGGCGATTTTAATGTCCTTTCCGCCCTGTCCTTCGCCCTGCTTGAGGACAACAGGAAATTCCAGAGCCAGTTCATCGGGAGCGTTTAAAATCTGATACTCAGGAGTGACAACACCAATTTCTTTGTAAAATGATTTCGTGTTAATTTTATTGGACGTCAGTTCCACAGCACGGACATTTGAAGCTATTACCGGAATTCCGTATTCGGATTCAATTTCCTCTTTCATTCGAGCCACCTGAATCAGCGGCGGATCAATGCCTATCAACGGAATTATCGCATCGACATCATGAGTGATTGCAATCTGTTTTGGACCGTCCATTCCCCTTGGAACGATAAATACCTGATCCGGCAAGTCCAGATTGATTGCGTCCTCATTGGACTCGGTTAAAATGCTTTCTATACCTTTTTCTCTTACGTAATAGTCAATATCGTCATATAAGCGTGATCCAATAAATAAAATTTTCATGTTAATGTCTCCCTTAACAGTTCAACAAGTTCCTCTGCACTTTTTTGAACGTTTTCAGTCAGCTCGCCATTGAAATCCATCAGGTCTGCCCCCAGAACGCCTAATGAATCCTGGTCAATCAATTCCAAAGTTTCAGGCTCAATACCTATGAATAAAACATTATCGTTATTCAGGAATTTCACAAAATAGGACAATGACATCGAATGGGTGGAGATTCCGATTTCGGCAAAATCGTCCTCATCAACTATTTTGAACTCCCCCGGAGCCAGACCCATCAGGCAGGCGTCGATGATAATGATATGGGAGGGCTTTTCGATTCTTATTTTGCCCGTGAAGTTTTCAGGAACCGTTTGTGCGTTGATAAGCATCACCTTATCTGACAGTTCATATTTATTCAAATTGCTTATGATGAATGGTCCTACACCGTCATCATATCTCAGTTCATTGCCGATTCCCAAAATAATCAATTTCTCATAATCTTTTAAAAAATCCCTTAATTCTTCCTTAAAAGAAATATTATCACCTTTACATGATTTGGGTTGAAACGGTTTCAATACCTTGCCCCATTATATATTTTAATTTTACATTAATTAAATCATTGCATTTGACATCTATCTCATCAATGGGGATTAATAAAGGTGGATTAAACATCGGTGTCGGTCCGCACACCATATTGTCATTCAAAATGGTGACTGTGGTAATCTTTATTCCGTTAGCATTGCCGGTTTTATTTGCCTTGAATTCAATATCCTTTTCAAAATCAGGGTTTATTTCATCTTTAAAATCTATTTTTGAGTAATTTACAGTATTTGAGAGAATTTCATACTTTGCATTTTCATCCCAGTGGATATAATCCCTTTCCATATTTACAAGCTCTGCAAAATTGACTATGGCCTTTGGAATTATTTCACCGCCGTTTTTAAGAGCCTTTCGGGCATGGTTTAAAACCTGCACTTCCTCCTCGTCGATTAATGCAGTATCCATCATCTCGCATACTATCAAATCGGCTTTTTGTCTAAAATTACAGTCCAAAAC
This is a stretch of genomic DNA from Methanobrevibacter millerae. It encodes these proteins:
- a CDS encoding glycosyltransferase family 4 protein, which translates into the protein MNTGDMLILFLITFIATIFFTYSVRGILIKARIADNPIVSEHRHKSGTPTMGGIAFLFSISLVISIYYQNIPILILSYIMLVGGMVGLVDDLIGLKVKEIQKIVVNVSEEVITLGRLDVQPQEEVRVATPKAKAEVDKFLEEGKVEVIGEVPIKTEPDELQKIFCQIAIGVFLGLTGIITSIGGFQLGIFAIPVVIIAVLGCINSVNLIDGMDGLAAGIVGIASLFCCLYGYLFGPMTIIPPFLILAGLCLGFLVFNKHPASIFMGDTGSFVLGTGYAAAVLICDLPYFGILALGVPIISVIVSLLHRAHIIKLPVEPLHHTLNHYGMSETKIVLTYWGATLAFCIIGILAKMYIF
- a CDS encoding ATP-grasp domain-containing protein produces the protein MKILFIGSRLYDDIDYYVREKGIESILTESNEDAINLDLPDQVFIVPRGMDGPKQIAITHDVDAIIPLIGIDPPLIQVARMKEEIESEYGIPVIASNVRAVELTSNKINTKSFYKEIGVVTPEYQILNAPDELALEFPVVLKQGEGQGGKDIKIAHNMEDVTQYFEEFDQALCEEFIEGSEISIEVIGFNGEYVALPPIYKGETTLEGTHPLNKVKLGPCLVDGLDNNLVQETAYNVARKLDSDGIFEMDFMYSHKRDQLYAIEVNTRPNGTRYLTTATCGVNSLCELVNMACGEFSLKSIFDKLEYYYSTEIPIGNYEGPEASEPKKSFDNNNFVVHGPAGYQRITIRAKSKKELENLINELT
- the hycI gene encoding hydrogenase maturation peptidase HycI, with protein sequence MGIGNELRYDDGVGPFIISNLNKYELSDKVMLINAQTVPENFTGKIRIEKPSHIIIIDACLMGLAPGEFKIVDEDDFAEIGISTHSMSLSYFVKFLNNDNVLFIGIEPETLELIDQDSLGVLGADLMDFNGELTENVQKSAEELVELLRETLT
- a CDS encoding methyltransferase domain-containing protein, yielding MKFKATSYHFDLLKDNDRVSAFFEAINDYSGNNDLAYDLGCGSGVLSYFLSESFHKIIAVEIDSKAAECASDNLNEFENVTVINSDVLDCNFRQKADLIVCEMMDTALIDEEEVQVLNHARKALKNGGEIIPKAIVNFAELVNMERDYIHWDENAKYEILSNTVNYSKIDFKDEINPDFEKDIEFKANKTGNANGIKITTVTILNDNMVCGPTPMFNPPLLIPIDEIDVKCNDLINVKLKYIMGQGIETVSTQIM